From a region of the Paralichthys olivaceus isolate ysfri-2021 chromosome 4, ASM2471397v2, whole genome shotgun sequence genome:
- the grin1b gene encoding glutamate receptor ionotropic, NMDA 1b isoform X5 — MELRGVLLLAVLQCCSVARGGCEPRLVNIGAVLSQKRYEQVFKEAVSQANALYGKDKFKMNAISVTHKPNAIQMALSVCEDLISNQVYAILVSHPPQSNDHLTPTPVSYTAGFYRIPVVGLTTRMSIYSDKSIHLSFLRTVPPYSHQAQVWFDLMREFRWNHIILIVSDDHEGRAAQKRLETLLEERETKTKNRNYENLDQQNFDFRRTPKAEKVLLFSQDTNLTALLLEAKDLEARVIILSASEDEAAAVYKAARQLNMTGSGYVWLVGEREMTGKALSEAPDGLLGLQLINGKNESAHITDAVAVVAQSLQELFEKENITEPPRGCVGNTNIWRTGPLFKRVLMSSKYPDGLTGRIEFNDDGDRRFATYSILNYQQKPGRLVQVGVFNGSQVVMNPQRKIIWPGGETEKPVGYQMSTKLKIVTIHQEPFVYVKPTKSDGTCKEEYTVNGVLIKKVICTGPNGTIPGQPTVPQCCYGFCIDLLIKLAMSMNFTYEVHLVADGKFGTQERVNNSNKKEWNGMMGELLGGLADMIVAPLTINNERAQYIEFSKPFKYQGLTILVKKEIPRSTLDSFMQPFQSTLWLLVGLSVHVVAVMLYLLDRFSPFGRFKVNSEEEEEDALTLSSAMWFSWGVLLNSGIGEGAPRSFSARILGMVWAGFAMIIVASYTANLAAFLVLDRPEERITGINDPRLRNPSDKFIYATVKQSSVDIYFRRQVELSTMYRHMEKHNYESAAEAIQAVRDNKLHAFIWDSAVLEFEASQKCDLVTTGELFFRSGFGIGMRKDSPWKQNVSLAILSSHENGFMEDLDKTWVRYQECDSRSNAPATLTFENMAGVFMLVGGGIVAGIFLIFIEIAYKRHKDARRKQMQLAFAAVNVWRKNLQDRKSGRAEPEPKLKTSFRSITSTSDLKRRRASGDATPYPTDITGQLNLSDPSVSTVV, encoded by the exons A TGGAGCTGCGTGGCGTGCTGCTCCTCGCCGTGCTGCAGTGCTGCTCAGTGGCTCGTGGCGGTTGTGAACCTCGGCTGGTGAACATCGGCGCCGTCCTGAGTCAGAAACGTTACGAGCAGGTGTTCAAGGAGGCGGTGAGCCAGGCCAACGCTCTGTACGGGAAGGACAAGTTCAAGATGAACGCCATCTCCGTCACTCACAAGCCCAACGCCATCCAGATGgcgctgtctgtctgtgaggaCCTCATCTCCAACCAG gtgTATGCCATCCTCGTCAGTCACCCTCCTCAGTCCAACGACCATCTGACTCCAACGCCTGTTTCCTACACCGCTGGTTTCTACAGAATCCCTGTGGTCGGCCTGACGACCCGCATGTCCATCTACTCTGACAAG AGCATCCACCTGTCCTTCCTGAGGACGGTTCCTCCGTATTCACACCAGGCTCAAGTCTGGTTCGACCTCATGAGGGAGTTCAGGTGGAACCACATCATCCTCATCGTCAGTGACGACCACGAGGGACGAGCTGCACAGAAGAGACTGGAGACactgctggaggagagagagaccaag ACTAAAAACAGGAACTATGAAAACCTCGACCAACAGAACTTTGACTTCAGGAGAACACCCAAG GCAGAGAAGGTGCTGctgttcagccaggacaccaaccTGACGGCTCTACTGCTGGAGGCAAAAGACCTGGAGGCTCGGGTCATCATCCTCTCTGCCAG tgaggATGAGGCTGCTGCCGTCTATAAAGCAGCTCGTCAGCTCAACATGACCGGCTCTGGTTACGTCTGGTTggtcggagagagagagatgactgGCAAAGCTCTGAGTGAAGCTCCAGACG gcctgCTGGGCCTCCAGCTGATTAATGGTAAGAATGAGTCGGCTCACATCACGGACGCCGTGGCGGTGGTGGCTCAATCTCTGCAGGAGCTGTTTGAGAAGGAGAACATCACGGAGCCTCCGAGGGGCTGCGTGGGAAACACCAACATCTGGAGGACGGGACCGCTCTTCAAACG GGTGCTGATGTCATCAAAGTACCCTGATGGTCTGACAGGGCGGATTGAGTTCAACGACGATGGCGACCGACGTTTCGCCACCTACAGCATCCTGAACTACCAACAGAAACCAGGTCGCCTGGTCCAGGTCGGAGTTTTCAATGGATCCCAG gttgtGATGAACCCTCAGAGGAAGATCATCTGGcctggaggagagacagagaaaccaGTTGGATACCAGATGTCGACTAAACTGAAG atTGTCACGATCCATCAGGAGCCGTTTGTTTACGTGAAGCCGACAAAGAGTGACGGGACATGTAAGGAGGAATACACTGTTAACGGAGTCTTGATCAAGAAGGTGATCTGTACTGGACCTAATGGGACCAttccag GTCAGCCCACCGTCCCTCAGTGTTGCTACGGTTTCTGCATCGACCTGCTCATCAAACTGGCAATGAGCATGAACTTCACCTACGAGGTTCATCTGGTGGCTGATGGGAAATTTGGCACGCAGGAGCGA GTCAACAACAGTAACAAAAAGGAATGGAACGGGATGATGGGGGAGCTGCTGGGGGGTCTCGCCGACATGATCGTCGCCCCCCTCACCATCAACAATGAGCGTGCTCAGTATATCGAGTTCTCCAAACCCTTTAAATACCAGGGGCTCACCATCCTCGTCAAGAAG gaaATCCCTCGCAGCACTCTGGATTCATTCATGCAGCCGTTCCAGAGCACACTGTGGCTGTTAGTCGGTCTGTCGGTCCATGTGGTGGCAGTGATGCTTTACCTATTAGACCGGTTCAG cccaTTTGGAAGGTTTAAAGtgaacagtgaagaagaagaagaagacgccCTCACCCTGTCCTCGGCCATGTGGTTCTCATGGGGAGTACTGTTGAATTCTGGGATAGGAGAAG GAGCTCCCAGGAGTTTCTCAGCGAGGATTCTGGGTATGGTGTGGGCGGGGTTTGCTATGATAATCGTAGCGTCATACACTGCCAACCTGGCAGCCTTCCTGGTGCTGGACCGGCCTGAGGAGCGCATCACTGGCATCAACGACCCCAGG CTGCGTAACCCGTCAGATAAGTTCATCTACGCCACAGTGAAGCAGAGCTCGGTGGATATCTACTTCAGACGGCAGGTGGAGCTGAGCACCATGTACAGACACATGGAGAAACACAACTACGAGAGCGCTGCTGAGGCCATCCAGGCCGTCAGAGACAA TAAGCTTCATGCCTTCATCTGGGACAGCGCTGTGTTAGAGTTCGAGGCATCGCAGAAGTGTGATCTGGTGACGACAGGAGAGCTTTTCTTCCGTTCTGGGTTCGGGATTggaatgagaaaagacagtcCGTGGAAACAGAACGTGTCTCTAGCTATTCTCAG TTCTCATGAGAACGGCTTCATGGAGGATTTAGACAAGACGTGGGTTCGTTACCAAGAGTGTGACTCCAGGAGCAACGCCCCCGCTACGCTCACCTTTGAGAATATGGCAG GTGTGTTCATGCTGGTTGGCGGCGGTATCGTTGCTGGgatcttcctcatcttcatcgaAATTGCATACAAACGTCACAAAGACGCGCGAAGGAAACAGATGCAGCTCGCCTTCGCTGCTGTCAACGTGTGGAGGAAGAACCTGCAG GATAGGAAAAGTGGTAGAGCAGAACCCGAGCCCAAACTGAAAACCTCTTTTAGGTCCATCACTTCGACCTCCGACCTCAAACGCCGTAGGGCCTCCGGGGACGCCACG
- the grin1b gene encoding glutamate receptor ionotropic, NMDA 1b isoform X3, which yields MELRGVLLLAVLQCCSVARGGCEPRLVNIGAVLSQKRYEQVFKEAVSQANALYGKDKFKMNAISVTHKPNAIQMALSVCEDLISNQVYAILVSHPPQSNDHLTPTPVSYTAGFYRIPVVGLTTRMSIYSDKSIHLSFLRTVPPYSHQAQVWFDLMREFRWNHIILIVSDDHEGRAAQKRLETLLEERETKAEKVLLFSQDTNLTALLLEAKDLEARVIILSASEDEAAAVYKAARQLNMTGSGYVWLVGEREMTGKALSEAPDGLLGLQLINGKNESAHITDAVAVVAQSLQELFEKENITEPPRGCVGNTNIWRTGPLFKRVLMSSKYPDGLTGRIEFNDDGDRRFATYSILNYQQKPGRLVQVGVFNGSQVVMNPQRKIIWPGGETEKPVGYQMSTKLKIVTIHQEPFVYVKPTKSDGTCKEEYTVNGVLIKKVICTGPNGTIPGQPTVPQCCYGFCIDLLIKLAMSMNFTYEVHLVADGKFGTQERVNNSNKKEWNGMMGELLGGLADMIVAPLTINNERAQYIEFSKPFKYQGLTILVKKEIPRSTLDSFMQPFQSTLWLLVGLSVHVVAVMLYLLDRFSPFGRFKVNSEEEEEDALTLSSAMWFSWGVLLNSGIGEGAPRSFSARILGMVWAGFAMIIVASYTANLAAFLVLDRPEERITGINDPRLRNPSDKFIYATVKQSSVDIYFRRQVELSTMYRHMEKHNYESAAEAIQAVRDNKLHAFIWDSAVLEFEASQKCDLVTTGELFFRSGFGIGMRKDSPWKQNVSLAILSSHENGFMEDLDKTWVRYQECDSRSNAPATLTFENMAGVFMLVGGGIVAGIFLIFIEIAYKRHKDARRKQMQLAFAAVNVWRKNLQPYPTDITGQLNLSDPSVSTVV from the exons A TGGAGCTGCGTGGCGTGCTGCTCCTCGCCGTGCTGCAGTGCTGCTCAGTGGCTCGTGGCGGTTGTGAACCTCGGCTGGTGAACATCGGCGCCGTCCTGAGTCAGAAACGTTACGAGCAGGTGTTCAAGGAGGCGGTGAGCCAGGCCAACGCTCTGTACGGGAAGGACAAGTTCAAGATGAACGCCATCTCCGTCACTCACAAGCCCAACGCCATCCAGATGgcgctgtctgtctgtgaggaCCTCATCTCCAACCAG gtgTATGCCATCCTCGTCAGTCACCCTCCTCAGTCCAACGACCATCTGACTCCAACGCCTGTTTCCTACACCGCTGGTTTCTACAGAATCCCTGTGGTCGGCCTGACGACCCGCATGTCCATCTACTCTGACAAG AGCATCCACCTGTCCTTCCTGAGGACGGTTCCTCCGTATTCACACCAGGCTCAAGTCTGGTTCGACCTCATGAGGGAGTTCAGGTGGAACCACATCATCCTCATCGTCAGTGACGACCACGAGGGACGAGCTGCACAGAAGAGACTGGAGACactgctggaggagagagagaccaag GCAGAGAAGGTGCTGctgttcagccaggacaccaaccTGACGGCTCTACTGCTGGAGGCAAAAGACCTGGAGGCTCGGGTCATCATCCTCTCTGCCAG tgaggATGAGGCTGCTGCCGTCTATAAAGCAGCTCGTCAGCTCAACATGACCGGCTCTGGTTACGTCTGGTTggtcggagagagagagatgactgGCAAAGCTCTGAGTGAAGCTCCAGACG gcctgCTGGGCCTCCAGCTGATTAATGGTAAGAATGAGTCGGCTCACATCACGGACGCCGTGGCGGTGGTGGCTCAATCTCTGCAGGAGCTGTTTGAGAAGGAGAACATCACGGAGCCTCCGAGGGGCTGCGTGGGAAACACCAACATCTGGAGGACGGGACCGCTCTTCAAACG GGTGCTGATGTCATCAAAGTACCCTGATGGTCTGACAGGGCGGATTGAGTTCAACGACGATGGCGACCGACGTTTCGCCACCTACAGCATCCTGAACTACCAACAGAAACCAGGTCGCCTGGTCCAGGTCGGAGTTTTCAATGGATCCCAG gttgtGATGAACCCTCAGAGGAAGATCATCTGGcctggaggagagacagagaaaccaGTTGGATACCAGATGTCGACTAAACTGAAG atTGTCACGATCCATCAGGAGCCGTTTGTTTACGTGAAGCCGACAAAGAGTGACGGGACATGTAAGGAGGAATACACTGTTAACGGAGTCTTGATCAAGAAGGTGATCTGTACTGGACCTAATGGGACCAttccag GTCAGCCCACCGTCCCTCAGTGTTGCTACGGTTTCTGCATCGACCTGCTCATCAAACTGGCAATGAGCATGAACTTCACCTACGAGGTTCATCTGGTGGCTGATGGGAAATTTGGCACGCAGGAGCGA GTCAACAACAGTAACAAAAAGGAATGGAACGGGATGATGGGGGAGCTGCTGGGGGGTCTCGCCGACATGATCGTCGCCCCCCTCACCATCAACAATGAGCGTGCTCAGTATATCGAGTTCTCCAAACCCTTTAAATACCAGGGGCTCACCATCCTCGTCAAGAAG gaaATCCCTCGCAGCACTCTGGATTCATTCATGCAGCCGTTCCAGAGCACACTGTGGCTGTTAGTCGGTCTGTCGGTCCATGTGGTGGCAGTGATGCTTTACCTATTAGACCGGTTCAG cccaTTTGGAAGGTTTAAAGtgaacagtgaagaagaagaagaagacgccCTCACCCTGTCCTCGGCCATGTGGTTCTCATGGGGAGTACTGTTGAATTCTGGGATAGGAGAAG GAGCTCCCAGGAGTTTCTCAGCGAGGATTCTGGGTATGGTGTGGGCGGGGTTTGCTATGATAATCGTAGCGTCATACACTGCCAACCTGGCAGCCTTCCTGGTGCTGGACCGGCCTGAGGAGCGCATCACTGGCATCAACGACCCCAGG CTGCGTAACCCGTCAGATAAGTTCATCTACGCCACAGTGAAGCAGAGCTCGGTGGATATCTACTTCAGACGGCAGGTGGAGCTGAGCACCATGTACAGACACATGGAGAAACACAACTACGAGAGCGCTGCTGAGGCCATCCAGGCCGTCAGAGACAA TAAGCTTCATGCCTTCATCTGGGACAGCGCTGTGTTAGAGTTCGAGGCATCGCAGAAGTGTGATCTGGTGACGACAGGAGAGCTTTTCTTCCGTTCTGGGTTCGGGATTggaatgagaaaagacagtcCGTGGAAACAGAACGTGTCTCTAGCTATTCTCAG TTCTCATGAGAACGGCTTCATGGAGGATTTAGACAAGACGTGGGTTCGTTACCAAGAGTGTGACTCCAGGAGCAACGCCCCCGCTACGCTCACCTTTGAGAATATGGCAG GTGTGTTCATGCTGGTTGGCGGCGGTATCGTTGCTGGgatcttcctcatcttcatcgaAATTGCATACAAACGTCACAAAGACGCGCGAAGGAAACAGATGCAGCTCGCCTTCGCTGCTGTCAACGTGTGGAGGAAGAACCTGCAG
- the grin1b gene encoding glutamate receptor ionotropic, NMDA 1b isoform X2, which produces MELRGVLLLAVLQCCSVARGGCEPRLVNIGAVLSQKRYEQVFKEAVSQANALYGKDKFKMNAISVTHKPNAIQMALSVCEDLISNQVYAILVSHPPQSNDHLTPTPVSYTAGFYRIPVVGLTTRMSIYSDKSIHLSFLRTVPPYSHQAQVWFDLMREFRWNHIILIVSDDHEGRAAQKRLETLLEERETKAEKVLLFSQDTNLTALLLEAKDLEARVIILSASEDEAAAVYKAARQLNMTGSGYVWLVGEREMTGKALSEAPDGLLGLQLINGKNESAHITDAVAVVAQSLQELFEKENITEPPRGCVGNTNIWRTGPLFKRVLMSSKYPDGLTGRIEFNDDGDRRFATYSILNYQQKPGRLVQVGVFNGSQVVMNPQRKIIWPGGETEKPVGYQMSTKLKIVTIHQEPFVYVKPTKSDGTCKEEYTVNGVLIKKVICTGPNGTIPGQPTVPQCCYGFCIDLLIKLAMSMNFTYEVHLVADGKFGTQERVNNSNKKEWNGMMGELLGGLADMIVAPLTINNERAQYIEFSKPFKYQGLTILVKKEIPRSTLDSFMQPFQSTLWLLVGLSVHVVAVMLYLLDRFSPFGRFKVNSEEEEEDALTLSSAMWFSWGVLLNSGIGEGAPRSFSARILGMVWAGFAMIIVASYTANLAAFLVLDRPEERITGINDPRLRNPSDKFIYATVKQSSVDIYFRRQVELSTMYRHMEKHNYESAAEAIQAVRDNKLHAFIWDSAVLEFEASQKCDLVTTGELFFRSGFGIGMRKDSPWKQNVSLAILSSHENGFMEDLDKTWVRYQECDSRSNAPATLTFENMAGVFMLVGGGIVAGIFLIFIEIAYKRHKDARRKQMQLAFAAVNVWRKNLQDRKSGRAEPEPKLKTSFRSITSTSDLKRRRASGDATVRR; this is translated from the exons A TGGAGCTGCGTGGCGTGCTGCTCCTCGCCGTGCTGCAGTGCTGCTCAGTGGCTCGTGGCGGTTGTGAACCTCGGCTGGTGAACATCGGCGCCGTCCTGAGTCAGAAACGTTACGAGCAGGTGTTCAAGGAGGCGGTGAGCCAGGCCAACGCTCTGTACGGGAAGGACAAGTTCAAGATGAACGCCATCTCCGTCACTCACAAGCCCAACGCCATCCAGATGgcgctgtctgtctgtgaggaCCTCATCTCCAACCAG gtgTATGCCATCCTCGTCAGTCACCCTCCTCAGTCCAACGACCATCTGACTCCAACGCCTGTTTCCTACACCGCTGGTTTCTACAGAATCCCTGTGGTCGGCCTGACGACCCGCATGTCCATCTACTCTGACAAG AGCATCCACCTGTCCTTCCTGAGGACGGTTCCTCCGTATTCACACCAGGCTCAAGTCTGGTTCGACCTCATGAGGGAGTTCAGGTGGAACCACATCATCCTCATCGTCAGTGACGACCACGAGGGACGAGCTGCACAGAAGAGACTGGAGACactgctggaggagagagagaccaag GCAGAGAAGGTGCTGctgttcagccaggacaccaaccTGACGGCTCTACTGCTGGAGGCAAAAGACCTGGAGGCTCGGGTCATCATCCTCTCTGCCAG tgaggATGAGGCTGCTGCCGTCTATAAAGCAGCTCGTCAGCTCAACATGACCGGCTCTGGTTACGTCTGGTTggtcggagagagagagatgactgGCAAAGCTCTGAGTGAAGCTCCAGACG gcctgCTGGGCCTCCAGCTGATTAATGGTAAGAATGAGTCGGCTCACATCACGGACGCCGTGGCGGTGGTGGCTCAATCTCTGCAGGAGCTGTTTGAGAAGGAGAACATCACGGAGCCTCCGAGGGGCTGCGTGGGAAACACCAACATCTGGAGGACGGGACCGCTCTTCAAACG GGTGCTGATGTCATCAAAGTACCCTGATGGTCTGACAGGGCGGATTGAGTTCAACGACGATGGCGACCGACGTTTCGCCACCTACAGCATCCTGAACTACCAACAGAAACCAGGTCGCCTGGTCCAGGTCGGAGTTTTCAATGGATCCCAG gttgtGATGAACCCTCAGAGGAAGATCATCTGGcctggaggagagacagagaaaccaGTTGGATACCAGATGTCGACTAAACTGAAG atTGTCACGATCCATCAGGAGCCGTTTGTTTACGTGAAGCCGACAAAGAGTGACGGGACATGTAAGGAGGAATACACTGTTAACGGAGTCTTGATCAAGAAGGTGATCTGTACTGGACCTAATGGGACCAttccag GTCAGCCCACCGTCCCTCAGTGTTGCTACGGTTTCTGCATCGACCTGCTCATCAAACTGGCAATGAGCATGAACTTCACCTACGAGGTTCATCTGGTGGCTGATGGGAAATTTGGCACGCAGGAGCGA GTCAACAACAGTAACAAAAAGGAATGGAACGGGATGATGGGGGAGCTGCTGGGGGGTCTCGCCGACATGATCGTCGCCCCCCTCACCATCAACAATGAGCGTGCTCAGTATATCGAGTTCTCCAAACCCTTTAAATACCAGGGGCTCACCATCCTCGTCAAGAAG gaaATCCCTCGCAGCACTCTGGATTCATTCATGCAGCCGTTCCAGAGCACACTGTGGCTGTTAGTCGGTCTGTCGGTCCATGTGGTGGCAGTGATGCTTTACCTATTAGACCGGTTCAG cccaTTTGGAAGGTTTAAAGtgaacagtgaagaagaagaagaagacgccCTCACCCTGTCCTCGGCCATGTGGTTCTCATGGGGAGTACTGTTGAATTCTGGGATAGGAGAAG GAGCTCCCAGGAGTTTCTCAGCGAGGATTCTGGGTATGGTGTGGGCGGGGTTTGCTATGATAATCGTAGCGTCATACACTGCCAACCTGGCAGCCTTCCTGGTGCTGGACCGGCCTGAGGAGCGCATCACTGGCATCAACGACCCCAGG CTGCGTAACCCGTCAGATAAGTTCATCTACGCCACAGTGAAGCAGAGCTCGGTGGATATCTACTTCAGACGGCAGGTGGAGCTGAGCACCATGTACAGACACATGGAGAAACACAACTACGAGAGCGCTGCTGAGGCCATCCAGGCCGTCAGAGACAA TAAGCTTCATGCCTTCATCTGGGACAGCGCTGTGTTAGAGTTCGAGGCATCGCAGAAGTGTGATCTGGTGACGACAGGAGAGCTTTTCTTCCGTTCTGGGTTCGGGATTggaatgagaaaagacagtcCGTGGAAACAGAACGTGTCTCTAGCTATTCTCAG TTCTCATGAGAACGGCTTCATGGAGGATTTAGACAAGACGTGGGTTCGTTACCAAGAGTGTGACTCCAGGAGCAACGCCCCCGCTACGCTCACCTTTGAGAATATGGCAG GTGTGTTCATGCTGGTTGGCGGCGGTATCGTTGCTGGgatcttcctcatcttcatcgaAATTGCATACAAACGTCACAAAGACGCGCGAAGGAAACAGATGCAGCTCGCCTTCGCTGCTGTCAACGTGTGGAGGAAGAACCTGCAG GATAGGAAAAGTGGTAGAGCAGAACCCGAGCCCAAACTGAAAACCTCTTTTAGGTCCATCACTTCGACCTCCGACCTCAAACGCCGTAGGGCCTCCGGGGACGCCACGGTAAGGAGATGA
- the grin1b gene encoding glutamate receptor ionotropic, NMDA 1b isoform X1, which translates to MELRGVLLLAVLQCCSVARGGCEPRLVNIGAVLSQKRYEQVFKEAVSQANALYGKDKFKMNAISVTHKPNAIQMALSVCEDLISNQVYAILVSHPPQSNDHLTPTPVSYTAGFYRIPVVGLTTRMSIYSDKSIHLSFLRTVPPYSHQAQVWFDLMREFRWNHIILIVSDDHEGRAAQKRLETLLEERETKTKNRNYENLDQQNFDFRRTPKAEKVLLFSQDTNLTALLLEAKDLEARVIILSASEDEAAAVYKAARQLNMTGSGYVWLVGEREMTGKALSEAPDGLLGLQLINGKNESAHITDAVAVVAQSLQELFEKENITEPPRGCVGNTNIWRTGPLFKRVLMSSKYPDGLTGRIEFNDDGDRRFATYSILNYQQKPGRLVQVGVFNGSQVVMNPQRKIIWPGGETEKPVGYQMSTKLKIVTIHQEPFVYVKPTKSDGTCKEEYTVNGVLIKKVICTGPNGTIPGQPTVPQCCYGFCIDLLIKLAMSMNFTYEVHLVADGKFGTQERVNNSNKKEWNGMMGELLGGLADMIVAPLTINNERAQYIEFSKPFKYQGLTILVKKEIPRSTLDSFMQPFQSTLWLLVGLSVHVVAVMLYLLDRFSPFGRFKVNSEEEEEDALTLSSAMWFSWGVLLNSGIGEGAPRSFSARILGMVWAGFAMIIVASYTANLAAFLVLDRPEERITGINDPRLRNPSDKFIYATVKQSSVDIYFRRQVELSTMYRHMEKHNYESAAEAIQAVRDNKLHAFIWDSAVLEFEASQKCDLVTTGELFFRSGFGIGMRKDSPWKQNVSLAILSSHENGFMEDLDKTWVRYQECDSRSNAPATLTFENMAGVFMLVGGGIVAGIFLIFIEIAYKRHKDARRKQMQLAFAAVNVWRKNLQPYPTDITGQLNLSDPSVSTVV; encoded by the exons A TGGAGCTGCGTGGCGTGCTGCTCCTCGCCGTGCTGCAGTGCTGCTCAGTGGCTCGTGGCGGTTGTGAACCTCGGCTGGTGAACATCGGCGCCGTCCTGAGTCAGAAACGTTACGAGCAGGTGTTCAAGGAGGCGGTGAGCCAGGCCAACGCTCTGTACGGGAAGGACAAGTTCAAGATGAACGCCATCTCCGTCACTCACAAGCCCAACGCCATCCAGATGgcgctgtctgtctgtgaggaCCTCATCTCCAACCAG gtgTATGCCATCCTCGTCAGTCACCCTCCTCAGTCCAACGACCATCTGACTCCAACGCCTGTTTCCTACACCGCTGGTTTCTACAGAATCCCTGTGGTCGGCCTGACGACCCGCATGTCCATCTACTCTGACAAG AGCATCCACCTGTCCTTCCTGAGGACGGTTCCTCCGTATTCACACCAGGCTCAAGTCTGGTTCGACCTCATGAGGGAGTTCAGGTGGAACCACATCATCCTCATCGTCAGTGACGACCACGAGGGACGAGCTGCACAGAAGAGACTGGAGACactgctggaggagagagagaccaag ACTAAAAACAGGAACTATGAAAACCTCGACCAACAGAACTTTGACTTCAGGAGAACACCCAAG GCAGAGAAGGTGCTGctgttcagccaggacaccaaccTGACGGCTCTACTGCTGGAGGCAAAAGACCTGGAGGCTCGGGTCATCATCCTCTCTGCCAG tgaggATGAGGCTGCTGCCGTCTATAAAGCAGCTCGTCAGCTCAACATGACCGGCTCTGGTTACGTCTGGTTggtcggagagagagagatgactgGCAAAGCTCTGAGTGAAGCTCCAGACG gcctgCTGGGCCTCCAGCTGATTAATGGTAAGAATGAGTCGGCTCACATCACGGACGCCGTGGCGGTGGTGGCTCAATCTCTGCAGGAGCTGTTTGAGAAGGAGAACATCACGGAGCCTCCGAGGGGCTGCGTGGGAAACACCAACATCTGGAGGACGGGACCGCTCTTCAAACG GGTGCTGATGTCATCAAAGTACCCTGATGGTCTGACAGGGCGGATTGAGTTCAACGACGATGGCGACCGACGTTTCGCCACCTACAGCATCCTGAACTACCAACAGAAACCAGGTCGCCTGGTCCAGGTCGGAGTTTTCAATGGATCCCAG gttgtGATGAACCCTCAGAGGAAGATCATCTGGcctggaggagagacagagaaaccaGTTGGATACCAGATGTCGACTAAACTGAAG atTGTCACGATCCATCAGGAGCCGTTTGTTTACGTGAAGCCGACAAAGAGTGACGGGACATGTAAGGAGGAATACACTGTTAACGGAGTCTTGATCAAGAAGGTGATCTGTACTGGACCTAATGGGACCAttccag GTCAGCCCACCGTCCCTCAGTGTTGCTACGGTTTCTGCATCGACCTGCTCATCAAACTGGCAATGAGCATGAACTTCACCTACGAGGTTCATCTGGTGGCTGATGGGAAATTTGGCACGCAGGAGCGA GTCAACAACAGTAACAAAAAGGAATGGAACGGGATGATGGGGGAGCTGCTGGGGGGTCTCGCCGACATGATCGTCGCCCCCCTCACCATCAACAATGAGCGTGCTCAGTATATCGAGTTCTCCAAACCCTTTAAATACCAGGGGCTCACCATCCTCGTCAAGAAG gaaATCCCTCGCAGCACTCTGGATTCATTCATGCAGCCGTTCCAGAGCACACTGTGGCTGTTAGTCGGTCTGTCGGTCCATGTGGTGGCAGTGATGCTTTACCTATTAGACCGGTTCAG cccaTTTGGAAGGTTTAAAGtgaacagtgaagaagaagaagaagacgccCTCACCCTGTCCTCGGCCATGTGGTTCTCATGGGGAGTACTGTTGAATTCTGGGATAGGAGAAG GAGCTCCCAGGAGTTTCTCAGCGAGGATTCTGGGTATGGTGTGGGCGGGGTTTGCTATGATAATCGTAGCGTCATACACTGCCAACCTGGCAGCCTTCCTGGTGCTGGACCGGCCTGAGGAGCGCATCACTGGCATCAACGACCCCAGG CTGCGTAACCCGTCAGATAAGTTCATCTACGCCACAGTGAAGCAGAGCTCGGTGGATATCTACTTCAGACGGCAGGTGGAGCTGAGCACCATGTACAGACACATGGAGAAACACAACTACGAGAGCGCTGCTGAGGCCATCCAGGCCGTCAGAGACAA TAAGCTTCATGCCTTCATCTGGGACAGCGCTGTGTTAGAGTTCGAGGCATCGCAGAAGTGTGATCTGGTGACGACAGGAGAGCTTTTCTTCCGTTCTGGGTTCGGGATTggaatgagaaaagacagtcCGTGGAAACAGAACGTGTCTCTAGCTATTCTCAG TTCTCATGAGAACGGCTTCATGGAGGATTTAGACAAGACGTGGGTTCGTTACCAAGAGTGTGACTCCAGGAGCAACGCCCCCGCTACGCTCACCTTTGAGAATATGGCAG GTGTGTTCATGCTGGTTGGCGGCGGTATCGTTGCTGGgatcttcctcatcttcatcgaAATTGCATACAAACGTCACAAAGACGCGCGAAGGAAACAGATGCAGCTCGCCTTCGCTGCTGTCAACGTGTGGAGGAAGAACCTGCAG